The proteins below come from a single Gimesia alba genomic window:
- a CDS encoding serine hydrolase: MHYLRPFLFALLFMTLPLNAAETEFELQLTSSSYQRFITRIKKQGFALTDVSVTPGKRFDRFMAIAVKQPGQNTWKAHHGLDARQLEEKQKQYASEGFQPVVISGYERGNTSRFAVLWEKNDQAEHIIRHSLSNTQLQDTLNELKQKGFIPFKLDGYMLNNQPVHAGIWVKRNDVTWDATCNVPSDQFQKIFEDVSSQGFRLIDLCGYVIDRNPVYHAVWYKETEPAWMSQFHLTLKQFQAEDKKMQDQNYQLTNIDGYRINNQPFFNAIWVKEENKTESSIWKNADEIPVSGKEQKEFASLDRSVKEFLLEHQPPGAAVAVSYRGRLVYARGFGYADQEQKMPVQPNSQFRIASISKPITAVAIMKLIEEDQLELDTRVFDILKKYQNELSKQGVDPRLKEVTIQQLLNHTGGWDRSVSFDPMFRSVSFAKQLGKKPPAEADDVIQVMLKQPLDFNPGERYAYSNFGYSLLGRVIETVTGKPYHEYMQQTICAPLQMTHTTLGKTLLKYREPNEVKYYSPRVGTSIFTPEGEVEQVPQPYGAWYLEAMDSHGGWISSAPDLVRFATAFNDREQCPILKAPTISQMFQRPEGLAGFNQNGDPKAVFYACGWSVRSFNNRDSENHWHNGALPGTSTILVRRRDGLNWAILFNTRYGKEKKSLSSLIDGQMHRWVNQIDNWPEKDLIDQN; encoded by the coding sequence ATGCATTACCTGAGACCTTTCCTCTTTGCCCTGTTATTCATGACACTTCCTCTGAACGCGGCAGAGACGGAATTCGAATTGCAATTAACTTCTTCCAGCTATCAGCGATTCATCACTCGGATCAAAAAACAAGGCTTTGCACTCACGGATGTCAGCGTCACGCCGGGAAAACGCTTCGACAGATTCATGGCCATTGCGGTGAAACAACCGGGCCAGAACACATGGAAGGCCCATCATGGTCTTGACGCCCGACAGCTGGAAGAAAAACAAAAACAATACGCCAGTGAAGGTTTTCAGCCAGTTGTCATCAGCGGCTACGAACGGGGAAACACATCACGATTCGCCGTACTCTGGGAAAAGAACGATCAAGCCGAACATATCATTCGGCATTCACTTTCGAATACCCAACTACAAGACACACTCAATGAGTTAAAGCAGAAAGGTTTTATTCCGTTTAAACTGGATGGCTACATGCTCAATAACCAACCGGTCCATGCCGGGATCTGGGTGAAACGAAATGATGTCACCTGGGATGCGACCTGTAATGTTCCTTCAGACCAGTTTCAAAAAATCTTCGAGGACGTTTCTTCTCAGGGTTTTCGTCTGATTGATCTCTGCGGCTATGTGATTGATCGCAATCCTGTCTACCATGCAGTCTGGTATAAAGAAACGGAACCCGCCTGGATGTCACAATTCCATCTGACCCTGAAACAGTTCCAGGCAGAAGACAAAAAAATGCAGGATCAAAATTACCAACTCACGAATATCGATGGCTATCGAATTAACAACCAGCCCTTCTTCAACGCCATCTGGGTGAAAGAAGAAAACAAAACAGAATCCTCTATCTGGAAAAACGCCGATGAGATTCCGGTCTCAGGAAAAGAACAAAAAGAGTTCGCCTCCCTGGACCGTTCCGTCAAAGAATTCCTGCTGGAGCACCAACCTCCGGGAGCCGCGGTCGCCGTCAGTTATCGGGGTCGGCTCGTCTATGCGCGGGGGTTCGGCTATGCAGACCAGGAACAGAAAATGCCGGTTCAACCCAACAGCCAGTTCCGGATCGCCAGCATTTCTAAGCCGATCACTGCCGTCGCGATTATGAAACTGATTGAAGAAGATCAACTGGAATTAGATACCAGGGTCTTTGATATTCTCAAGAAGTATCAGAATGAACTTTCCAAACAGGGTGTAGATCCTCGACTGAAAGAGGTGACGATCCAGCAATTACTTAACCATACTGGAGGCTGGGATCGAAGTGTCTCTTTCGACCCGATGTTTCGATCGGTTTCTTTCGCGAAGCAATTGGGAAAGAAACCTCCTGCTGAAGCCGATGACGTGATTCAGGTCATGCTGAAACAGCCTCTCGATTTTAATCCCGGAGAACGTTATGCTTACTCAAACTTCGGCTACAGCCTGCTGGGCAGAGTCATTGAAACCGTAACCGGAAAACCGTATCACGAGTATATGCAGCAAACGATCTGTGCCCCGCTTCAGATGACACATACAACCCTCGGAAAAACGCTGCTGAAATACCGAGAACCGAATGAAGTCAAATATTACAGTCCCAGGGTAGGAACCTCTATCTTTACACCAGAGGGAGAGGTGGAACAGGTGCCTCAACCCTATGGTGCCTGGTATCTGGAGGCGATGGATTCTCATGGCGGCTGGATTTCTTCTGCACCCGATCTGGTCCGATTTGCAACCGCATTCAATGACCGCGAGCAGTGCCCGATTCTCAAAGCGCCCACGATCTCACAAATGTTTCAGCGCCCGGAAGGCCTGGCCGGCTTTAATCAGAACGGAGACCCCAAAGCCGTCTTTTATGCCTGTGGCTGGTCAGTGAGATCCTTTAACAATCGGGACAGCGAAAATCATTGGCACAACGGTGCACTACCAGGAACGTCTACCATTTTGGTAAGACGTCGCGATGGGCTCAACTGGGCCATCCTGTTCAATACACGCTATGGAAAAGAGAAAAAGAGTTTATCGTCTCTGATCGACGGGCAGATGCATCGCTGGGTAAACCAGATCGACAACTGGCCTGAAAAAGATCTCATTGACCAGAACTGA
- a CDS encoding FAD-dependent oxidoreductase: MSEFQPPQSGDKITTRCCVVGGGPAGLFLGFLLARAGVEVIVLEKHKDFLRDFRGDTIHPSTLELMHELGILDEFLQIADKHFDSLDFNIEGKQIPGPYFTHLPTKCKFITFAPQWDFLNLLAKHASEFPNFQVHMQSKATNLIHEGNQVVGVKVEGVNGEYEIRSDLVVGADGRGSVLRVDAGVEVVEKGIPIDVLWFRVGKSSELLDHTLGRIKNGRMLITVDRGDYFQSGLIIHKGSFDEIKAEGLEAFRKRVSDILPDLADGVAAIDDWEKVRLLSIQLNHITNWAQPGLLFIGDAAHAMSPVGGVGVNLAVQDAVATANLLADKLYTGKVTLEDLKQVQHRREPPALKTQRMQVFAHQRLFGGKTAPGKPVSLSWGFRKVAGLFAPIIRKKAGKIVGLGFLPEHIQTPERAPKESASLT; this comes from the coding sequence GTGAGCGAATTCCAACCACCACAATCTGGGGATAAGATTACTACTCGCTGCTGCGTTGTCGGCGGTGGCCCTGCCGGCCTGTTTTTAGGTTTCCTCCTGGCCCGTGCCGGCGTAGAAGTCATTGTGTTGGAAAAGCACAAAGACTTCCTGCGAGACTTCCGTGGCGATACCATTCATCCTTCGACACTGGAACTGATGCACGAGTTAGGAATTCTGGATGAATTCCTGCAAATTGCCGATAAGCATTTTGATTCGCTCGATTTCAATATTGAAGGCAAGCAGATCCCAGGCCCCTACTTCACCCACCTGCCCACCAAATGCAAATTTATTACGTTTGCCCCTCAGTGGGACTTTTTGAATCTACTCGCGAAACATGCCAGCGAATTTCCAAACTTCCAGGTTCATATGCAATCCAAGGCAACGAACCTGATCCATGAAGGCAATCAGGTTGTCGGCGTTAAAGTAGAGGGCGTTAACGGCGAATATGAAATTCGCTCCGACCTGGTAGTCGGAGCCGACGGACGAGGATCTGTGCTGCGAGTCGATGCGGGAGTCGAAGTCGTCGAAAAAGGAATTCCCATCGATGTCCTCTGGTTTCGCGTCGGAAAATCGAGTGAGTTACTGGATCACACATTGGGACGAATCAAGAATGGTCGGATGCTGATCACCGTTGATCGTGGAGACTACTTCCAATCGGGATTGATCATCCATAAAGGGTCCTTTGACGAAATCAAAGCGGAAGGACTGGAAGCATTTCGCAAGCGAGTTTCAGATATTTTGCCGGATCTCGCAGATGGTGTTGCCGCAATTGATGACTGGGAAAAAGTTCGTCTACTATCGATCCAGCTGAACCATATTACCAACTGGGCTCAACCGGGTCTCTTATTTATTGGTGATGCCGCCCATGCGATGTCGCCCGTTGGTGGAGTGGGCGTTAATCTCGCGGTCCAGGATGCCGTTGCGACTGCGAACCTGCTCGCCGATAAACTTTATACAGGCAAAGTCACACTCGAAGACTTAAAACAGGTTCAACACCGCCGTGAGCCCCCCGCACTCAAAACACAACGCATGCAGGTTTTCGCGCATCAGCGTCTGTTTGGCGGAAAGACCGCTCCCGGAAAACCGGTTTCGCTTTCCTGGGGCTTTCGTAAAGTCGCCGGCCTGTTCGCCCCGATCATCCGGAAAAAGGCAGGCAAAATCGTCGGCCTCGGCTTCCTGCCCGAACACATTCAGACTCCGGAACGAGCCCCCAAAGAAAGTGCTTCGTTGACCTAG
- a CDS encoding glycogen debranching protein — translation MDHWDKIEGSPIHLGETWIASENAYNFALYSKHATQVSILFFTEENLNEPVFQFQFEPHRNKTAEIWHCRIPAPEIKHAKYYAYQIAGPSPEGLFDWHTFDPEKLLVDPYSRNIYFPPTFDRQLACQPGSNMGRAPLSVLQSIKCAFTWEDDEPIHHTSNLVIYEMHVRGFTKHSSSGVAEDARGTFAGVIEKIPYLKELGVTAVELMPVYQFDTQDGNYWGYMPLGFFAPHDGYCTSQETCERHIEFCEMVKELHRADIEVILDVVYNHTGEGNEFGPTYSFKGIDNTTYYSTTGNPDSPYANYSGSGNTLHTANRAVRKLIIDSLQYWSGEMHVDGFRFDLASVLTRRADGSIEETNPTTLGQIASDSALAGRRFIAEPWDAGGEFQLGSKFPGHRWMQWNAAYRDTLQQFVRGDSGRVSDLMTRLYGSSDLFPDDCMHALRPYQSVNYITSHDGFSLYDLVSYNEKRNWKNGEKNVDGTRDYSWNCGWEGEEGASPEVMQLRKQQVKNFFCLLMVSNGSPMFRMGDEFLQTQEGNNNPYNQDNETSWLDWSRLDTHRDMFRFVKLIIAFRKRHSSLCRSHFWRDDINWYGVTHYVDLSENSKTLAFCLHGAEEEDADIYVMINASANACHFGIHEGAPGEWKRVVDTSLASPQDILEPEEVAVVSSSTYDVQARSVVILMK, via the coding sequence ATGGACCATTGGGATAAAATCGAAGGGTCTCCCATTCACCTGGGAGAAACCTGGATCGCATCGGAGAATGCCTATAATTTTGCCCTGTATTCAAAACACGCGACGCAGGTTTCGATCCTCTTCTTTACCGAAGAGAATTTGAATGAACCCGTCTTTCAATTTCAGTTTGAACCGCATCGCAACAAAACCGCGGAAATCTGGCACTGTCGTATTCCGGCTCCCGAGATCAAACATGCCAAATATTATGCCTACCAGATAGCCGGCCCTTCCCCAGAAGGTCTCTTTGACTGGCACACTTTCGATCCGGAAAAACTATTAGTCGACCCTTACTCACGCAACATCTACTTCCCCCCCACATTTGACCGGCAGCTTGCCTGCCAGCCGGGAAGTAATATGGGCCGTGCTCCTTTATCTGTTCTGCAATCGATCAAATGTGCGTTCACCTGGGAGGACGATGAACCCATTCATCATACCTCTAATCTGGTCATCTATGAAATGCATGTCCGGGGCTTCACCAAACATAGTAGCTCCGGTGTTGCTGAAGACGCACGCGGTACTTTCGCCGGCGTCATCGAAAAAATCCCTTACCTGAAAGAATTGGGAGTGACGGCAGTCGAACTGATGCCCGTATATCAATTCGATACCCAGGACGGAAATTACTGGGGGTATATGCCCCTCGGTTTCTTTGCTCCTCACGATGGTTATTGCACGTCGCAAGAAACATGCGAACGTCATATCGAATTTTGCGAGATGGTCAAGGAACTGCATCGTGCGGATATCGAGGTCATCCTTGATGTCGTCTACAATCACACGGGCGAAGGAAATGAATTTGGCCCAACCTATAGCTTCAAAGGCATTGACAACACAACCTATTATTCAACGACAGGTAACCCAGACTCTCCCTATGCGAACTACTCTGGTTCAGGAAACACACTTCACACAGCAAACCGGGCAGTTCGCAAGTTAATAATCGACAGCCTGCAATACTGGTCCGGGGAGATGCACGTAGACGGCTTTCGGTTTGACCTAGCCAGTGTTCTTACGAGAAGAGCTGACGGGAGTATTGAAGAAACGAATCCAACCACTCTGGGTCAAATTGCTTCCGACTCGGCTCTGGCTGGCCGACGTTTTATCGCAGAACCCTGGGATGCGGGCGGAGAATTTCAACTCGGTTCAAAATTCCCCGGCCATCGCTGGATGCAATGGAACGCCGCCTATCGAGATACTTTACAGCAATTTGTTCGCGGCGACTCAGGCCGTGTTTCGGATCTGATGACCCGACTATATGGCAGTTCGGACCTCTTTCCCGATGACTGCATGCATGCCCTCCGACCGTATCAGAGCGTCAATTACATTACATCTCACGATGGGTTTTCCTTATATGACCTCGTCTCCTACAACGAAAAACGGAACTGGAAAAACGGCGAAAAGAACGTCGATGGCACACGCGACTATAGTTGGAATTGCGGCTGGGAAGGCGAAGAGGGTGCCTCGCCAGAAGTAATGCAGCTCAGAAAACAACAGGTCAAAAACTTCTTTTGTCTGCTGATGGTGTCTAATGGCTCCCCTATGTTTCGGATGGGAGATGAGTTTCTGCAGACACAAGAAGGAAACAACAACCCCTATAACCAGGACAATGAAACAAGCTGGCTCGACTGGAGCAGACTGGACACACACCGCGACATGTTTCGCTTTGTCAAATTGATCATTGCCTTTCGCAAGCGACATTCCTCTTTGTGCCGGTCACATTTCTGGCGAGACGATATCAACTGGTATGGGGTCACCCACTATGTCGATCTCTCAGAGAATTCGAAAACACTGGCATTCTGCCTGCACGGTGCAGAAGAGGAAGACGCCGACATTTATGTGATGATCAATGCTTCCGCAAACGCGTGTCACTTTGGAATTCATGAAGGGGCTCCCGGCGAGTGGAAACGAGTCGTCGATACCTCTCTGGCCAGTCCCCAGGATATACTGGAGCCGGAAGAAGTTGCTGTGGTTTCCTCATCCACGTATGATGTTCAAGCACGTTCTGTGGTGATATTAATGAAGTAA
- a CDS encoding prenyltransferase/squalene oxidase repeat-containing protein, with translation MRLGCFNLLLSVIAFHLTVPLQAEEITLDPSAIKAAIQSSIPLIEKAAAGSARERKCFTCHNQALAVLVLEEAKQRGFTIDDANLELQIKHTAAHLKRGLKNYQAGKGQGGGPDTASFALWTLELVGHKSDEVTEAVTGYLLERNKDKNHWIRNSTRPPSMSSDTNTNYFVIRALKTFGTEEQRPRIDARTQQAQQWLLDLQPQSTEERAFQLRSFLILEVDEAVTQAAITALLKMQNKDGGWSQLPEMTSDAYATGTVLVALLRSDLVSADQPAVRRGIQYLLNTQLPDGSWHVPTRAKPFQTYFETGYPHGKDQFISVTASSWATVALLLALPPEK, from the coding sequence ATGCGTCTAGGCTGTTTCAATCTACTGCTGTCTGTTATCGCTTTTCACCTGACCGTTCCCCTCCAGGCGGAAGAAATCACTCTCGATCCTTCCGCCATCAAAGCCGCGATCCAGTCATCAATCCCACTCATCGAAAAAGCGGCCGCAGGTTCTGCCCGCGAGCGGAAATGTTTTACTTGTCATAATCAGGCTCTGGCTGTGCTCGTGCTGGAAGAAGCAAAACAGCGAGGATTTACAATTGACGACGCCAACCTTGAGTTACAGATCAAGCATACCGCCGCCCATCTCAAACGCGGTCTGAAAAATTATCAGGCAGGCAAAGGTCAGGGAGGCGGGCCGGACACCGCCAGTTTTGCACTCTGGACTCTGGAACTGGTGGGACATAAATCGGATGAAGTCACAGAAGCAGTAACCGGCTATCTATTGGAACGGAACAAAGATAAAAACCACTGGATTCGAAATTCAACACGCCCCCCTTCCATGTCCAGTGATACGAACACGAATTATTTTGTCATCCGAGCGCTCAAAACCTTTGGCACCGAGGAGCAGCGTCCTCGAATCGATGCCCGGACACAGCAGGCACAACAATGGTTACTCGATCTGCAGCCTCAATCGACCGAAGAACGCGCCTTCCAACTCCGTTCGTTTCTGATCCTGGAGGTTGACGAAGCAGTCACCCAGGCTGCCATCACAGCATTGCTCAAAATGCAAAACAAAGATGGCGGCTGGTCACAACTCCCCGAGATGACCAGCGACGCTTATGCCACAGGAACGGTACTTGTCGCCCTGCTCCGCTCTGATCTCGTCTCCGCCGATCAGCCGGCTGTCAGACGAGGTATTCAATATCTGCTTAACACACAACTGCCCGATGGTTCCTGGCATGTGCCCACGCGTGCGAAACCGTTTCAGACTTATTTTGAAACGGGCTATCCGCACGGTAAGGACCAGTTCATTTCAGTCACCGCCAGCAGCTGGGCCACGGTGGCCCTGTTATTAGCACTGCCGCCAGAGAAATAA
- a CDS encoding DUF6159 family protein has translation MFSRISNGWALSKQSFRVLMLDKELLLFPIMSGFACLMVLASFALPLINSKYVTVIMNEHQAPQDPLAYVILFAFYFVNYFVIIFFNSALMSCAIIRLKGGNPTIGDGFSSALNRLPQITGWALVSATVGFILRLIESKSEKIGQLVAGLLGMAWSITTYFVIPVLVVEKKNPFEAMKRSVGILRKTWGESLVANFGIGLIVFLLMIPIFGLIVGGFIMIGSVNAVIGGIMIATGIVCILLVSLVSSAIHSILIAAIYLFAAEGEVPDQFDQSLIEHAFTHKKARSI, from the coding sequence ATGTTTAGCCGCATTTCCAACGGATGGGCGTTATCCAAACAAAGTTTCCGCGTCTTGATGCTGGATAAAGAACTCTTGTTGTTCCCGATCATGAGCGGTTTTGCCTGCCTGATGGTCTTGGCCAGCTTTGCGCTCCCACTGATCAACAGTAAATACGTCACGGTCATTATGAACGAGCATCAGGCCCCTCAAGATCCGCTGGCCTATGTCATTTTGTTTGCCTTCTATTTCGTGAACTACTTCGTCATTATCTTTTTCAACTCAGCGTTAATGTCCTGTGCCATCATCCGGCTCAAAGGGGGAAATCCCACGATCGGCGATGGTTTCTCGTCTGCCCTGAATCGGCTGCCGCAAATCACAGGCTGGGCACTGGTCAGTGCGACCGTCGGCTTCATTCTCAGACTGATCGAATCAAAATCAGAAAAGATCGGGCAACTCGTCGCCGGGCTGCTCGGTATGGCCTGGTCGATTACGACTTATTTCGTCATCCCAGTTCTCGTTGTGGAAAAAAAGAATCCCTTCGAAGCCATGAAACGCTCAGTAGGTATTCTTCGCAAAACCTGGGGTGAGTCTCTGGTCGCTAACTTCGGGATCGGCCTGATTGTCTTCCTGCTGATGATCCCCATCTTTGGGCTGATTGTAGGCGGCTTCATCATGATCGGATCGGTCAATGCAGTCATTGGTGGTATTATGATCGCAACCGGAATTGTCTGTATCTTACTTGTCTCACTGGTCTCTTCGGCCATCCATTCGATTCTGATTGCCGCGATCTACCTCTTCGCAGCAGAAGGCGAAGTTCCTGATCAGTTCGACCAATCACTGATCGAGCACGCGTTTACACACAAAAAAGCCAGATCGATTTGA
- a CDS encoding glycerophosphodiester phosphodiesterase, producing the protein MKSINVRLSLFCICFCVLSQVSSAADPVLIAHRGMLRHAPENTLPAFRVCLDLRIGFELDIRTTKDGELVIIHDDSLPRTTNGPSKSIRDVTWAEAQQLDAGRWFDPAFAGTRIPTLEQTLKLIKERKQGDTIIALNIKQLNPDGEKKLVELLEKYDLFEDSFAFDQNAEMSQRLKKLNPRIRIGQNVNRKSIDARLKENQLDVFLLTFVAEKAEVDRLKQQGKQVLFNFGGAGDARRNPVVWKQIRAAGVEGMLTDYPLECRQVWRDADQQTKN; encoded by the coding sequence ATGAAATCAATCAATGTCAGACTGAGTCTGTTTTGTATCTGCTTCTGTGTTCTCTCTCAGGTGAGTTCTGCCGCTGATCCCGTTCTGATTGCCCATCGGGGAATGTTGCGTCACGCTCCGGAAAATACGCTGCCGGCGTTTCGTGTCTGCCTGGATTTGAGGATTGGTTTTGAACTGGATATCCGCACTACCAAAGACGGAGAGTTGGTGATCATTCATGATGACAGCTTGCCGAGAACAACCAATGGCCCCAGTAAGTCCATTCGTGATGTGACATGGGCGGAAGCACAGCAACTGGATGCGGGGCGTTGGTTTGATCCGGCATTCGCCGGGACACGAATTCCTACTTTGGAACAGACACTTAAGTTGATCAAAGAGAGAAAGCAGGGGGATACAATCATTGCGCTCAACATCAAGCAATTGAACCCCGACGGCGAAAAGAAACTGGTGGAGTTGCTCGAAAAATATGATCTGTTCGAGGACAGTTTCGCGTTTGATCAGAATGCGGAAATGAGCCAACGGCTGAAGAAACTGAATCCTCGCATTCGGATTGGACAGAACGTCAACCGCAAAAGCATTGACGCGCGATTAAAAGAGAATCAGTTGGATGTGTTTCTGCTGACGTTTGTTGCAGAGAAAGCGGAAGTCGATCGACTCAAGCAGCAGGGGAAGCAGGTCCTGTTTAACTTTGGTGGTGCAGGGGATGCCCGCCGCAACCCGGTTGTCTGGAAACAGATTCGCGCAGCGGGTGTCGAGGGCATGTTGACCGATTATCCTCTGGAATGCAGGCAGGTCTGGCGGGACGCGGATCAGCAGACGAAAAACTGA
- a CDS encoding alpha/beta hydrolase, whose product MLRICGLLVCLSGYVSGLLADDQRTEQSQGAPVYQEHLDLSYFLNRSGQKQPIKTWEDWKIRRQHILANMQTVMGEVPRPAQPVPLEMKVLEETSIGTLKRQKISYHTDDAQQRVQAYLFIPRSASKQHPVPAVLCLHQTNSKIGKEEPAGINGLPNLKYALELAQRGYVTLAPDYPSFGEYPYDFKAHPEYRSGTMKAIYDNMRSIDLLQSLDYVNHGKIGCIGHSLGGHNTMFTAAFDPRIKALVSSCGFTRFHKYYGGKLKGWTSDRYMPLINSKYQNNPDLVPFDFTEIVASFAPRAFLACSPVEDSNFEVSGV is encoded by the coding sequence ATGCTGCGGATCTGTGGATTACTGGTTTGTCTGTCAGGTTATGTTTCCGGGCTGCTGGCGGACGATCAACGTACAGAACAGAGTCAAGGAGCTCCCGTTTACCAGGAGCATCTTGACCTTTCGTATTTTTTGAACCGGAGTGGCCAGAAACAGCCCATTAAAACCTGGGAAGACTGGAAAATACGCCGTCAGCATATTCTAGCAAACATGCAGACCGTAATGGGAGAAGTGCCTCGTCCTGCGCAGCCGGTTCCTCTGGAGATGAAGGTGCTGGAAGAGACCAGCATTGGTACGCTGAAACGCCAGAAAATTTCTTATCATACCGACGATGCTCAACAGCGAGTGCAAGCTTATTTGTTTATCCCACGCTCAGCCAGCAAGCAGCATCCGGTGCCGGCGGTGTTATGTCTGCATCAAACAAATTCAAAAATCGGCAAAGAAGAACCAGCGGGGATTAACGGGCTGCCGAATCTGAAGTATGCACTTGAGTTGGCGCAGCGGGGCTATGTGACGCTGGCTCCCGATTATCCATCTTTTGGTGAGTACCCTTATGATTTCAAGGCGCATCCTGAATATCGTAGTGGGACGATGAAGGCCATTTATGACAATATGAGATCAATCGATTTATTGCAGTCGCTGGATTATGTGAATCATGGGAAAATTGGCTGTATCGGGCATTCGCTGGGAGGTCACAATACGATGTTTACGGCTGCCTTTGATCCCCGCATTAAAGCGCTGGTCTCCAGCTGTGGATTTACCCGTTTTCATAAATATTATGGCGGGAAGCTGAAAGGTTGGACCAGCGATCGCTATATGCCATTAATTAATAGCAAATATCAGAATAACCCCGATCTGGTTCCATTTGATTTTACCGAAATCGTAGCCAGCTTTGCACCGCGGGCGTTTCTTGCCTGTTCGCCGGTGGAAGATAGCAACTTTGAAGTTTCGGGAGTTTAA